The nucleotide window CACTTCCATAAAGCAAGAGGATATTTCGATAGCCCACGATTCGTATTTTCACGAATGAAACTACTCCAATCGAACAAATTTTGATTTGGTTCGAAGGGACGGAGTCGCCAACTACCTTCGAATGACGAAAAACCCCTGTCGAATTTAAAGGGCCAGGAGATATTCGGGTTTGCACTAAAGGCTCTTGCCATATATCCCGCTTGGGAAAGATCCTCTGCTAATGTCGATTTATTACACCCAAGAACTTTACTTTCAAGTGCTCCGACCTCACGGGGATACTCCCCTGTAAATAAGGATGCATGTGCAGGGACTGTCCAACGAGCAGGCGACCATGTATTATCAAACCTACGTCCCGGTAACCAATCGAAGTGCTCGTCGAATGCATCCTTCCTCAGCGTATCAAGCACGACTAATGCGATGTTCATTTGGTGTACACTTTACCTGAAGCTAGATAGTGCTTTCGAGCTTAGATTTGGGTTCTTCCCAAGAAGTTGTTAATTACGAGTCAGGGTAAAGAAGACCTTCCTGGTAGGATTCAAGTGGATGAGACTCTACTAAGGTATCAATGGTTGATCAAGGTGGTAGGAACAAGACCCCTAAATCGATTTTCGAATTATTGGAGATTTGTGCCAGTAATGTAATTGAAAGTCAAAATGCTGATGGCTCCTTTCCACCGGGCCGGAATTATACGTATAACGAGCTGGAAACGCCAGTGAAAACCACCGCCCGTTGGCTAATTACGTTCTCAAAAGTATATGAATTAACAGGTGAAGAACAATATCGGGATGTAGCATTGCGTTCCATTGATTATTTTCTTCAGGAAATTGATCGACCAGGGGGGTACACGTTTCATTGTCGAACAACTCCTGGTAAAGACAAATGTAACGGACTCGTTGGCCAATCTTGGCCGATATTGGCGCTGTCGTATTCCGGCAGGGTATTTGATATACCTAGTGCGATCGACTTAGCGATAGAACTGTTCTCAACCCATCCGTTCCACGAAGATCTTGGACTTTGGGAAAGGATAGAGACAGATGGTCAAAGAATAGGATTTGATAGAACATTAAATCATCAAATTCTTTTTGCAGCTCGGAGTTCGAATTTGTCTAATCAAAGTGCAGAAGTTGAGGAGAAAATTGATAGGTTTATTGACAGGCTAGGACAAAACATGCGACTTAACCAAGAAGGCCTTATTAAGCATTTTGTCAGACCCACTCCGAAAGAGATAGTTACACAGTTCCTCTCAAATCCTAAGTACTATCCTTTAATCATTAATGAAATGGCATACCCTTTCCGGACGCATTCCACGAAACGGAATAAGATAGAGAGAGGCTATCATACCGTCAATTTAGCACCACTCTCTAAATTATATCGCAGACACAGCTGCCAGTCATTTTGGGAGAGTAATAAATGTGCTAATGCGATTCAGTATCTAGAAAATAATATCGAGGGTTTATTAAATAAAGAAAATACACAGCATGGGGATGGCTTACCTGGAATATCAATTGCAAAAACGTTGTACAACTTTGATCGTTGCGATGAGAACCTCGTACGCGACATGGTAAATGAAGAGCTGACACGTCGATTTAGCTATGACAAGCTTCGATTTGAAATAGGAGGTATGCATCAAAACGACCAATCATCCCTTATTTCGGAGTTGGTTGATCTCCCTGAAGTCCACATATATTAATATCATAAACTAAGTTATTGAGCAAGGTAAAGCCGTACTGACCCAGAATCATAAACACGCGATCTAGATTTTTCCAATTTGGCTAATAACTCTGGGGTATTATTGATATCAATTCTATAGCGGTATTCTGAAGGGCCTACGGTAATCCCCCCATTCTCATATCTATGGGCTCTCAAAATTGTCCCCTCATTCTCAGAACTATTTCCTGTCACTCTTATACTCTTTATGCTATTATGTTCACGATCTAATTGGAGGTACTCGTTAATGTACCGTTGGGAAGAACGATCTGCATTGAGCTCGACCTTATTCGGGACGCTCTTATGAACAAATTCAATACCCTGAATTTCTGATTCCTCCAGGTGTTTCGGTGGCCCGGTCCAAGTTAATTGATTTGCATCGCTGGCTACTGGAGCCACGGTTCCAGCCCATACAGAGGTTATGATGAATATGCACACAGATCCTACCGCCAAATACCGATACACTTTATCGCTCTTCAACAAGTAAAATAATGAATAGCCAATCGTAATAGCAAGAAACGGCGAGAGTAGTAAATAAAATCTGTCAATTCGGAAAAGGTATTGCGTGATCCAAAGAGACGATATGGGGTTGGGGATATAGAGAGGAGTTGTAATAAGCAAGAATACCCCCAGGCCATAAGGGAGTTCACGATCATACGAAACTAGCAATTTCCTTATGCCAACTAGTAGAAAGAATGTAGTTACGTATGTATTTAAATAAAAATTGCTTGAGTTAAACTTCTGCTCGGATCCACTTGGGGTGGTCACGGCCCTGGGTTCAAGCAGGCCCTCGATCCTACTTGCGATGATCACTTCGGTAAAGGAGGTAGCGACAAACACCCAGTACCCAATGCATAGGACAGTGGATAATAATATCATGTTGAAGATTTGATTATTAGTATATGCCCTATTTGAAAATGCAAAGTATAACAATAGTAAAATAATAATCGATTGGGGAAGAGTTACTTGATGAACAAACAGAAGATAGATCAAAAATACTATCGACAACATTGCAAACCGAACATCGTAATTGTGTTTTAGTATCAAATAGAGCGCAAAGAAGAATCCAATTGCTGCTGCGACTCGTGTAATCATGTACTGACCATAGAATACTACATCAGGAAGGGTCGCAAATATTAGTGCACTACAAAGAGCCATATCAGCCCTTCCAAATATGAGAGTCGATAATTTATACACAATCGGTATAGTAGATACGATCATAAGGGGCGCAATTAGTGCCCAAGAATATTTAACAGGGACGTCAAATATTTCGCTCGAGAGAGCTATCAAAATGTGGAATAATGGAAATGAATTGTAAGCGATTGCAAGATTTTCTGGAACAATTGTCCCAATGGTGTAAATATGGTTGGCGTACCGTAGATGAGCGAGAATGTCAGAGTTCCCAATATAAAATGGATACTTAAGAGTGACAGAGTAAACAGATAGCATAAATACTAAAGCTATTTGGATTAGAACTATATGTTTATTATTCGATGCCAATATTCGGAAAAGTATTGATATATATATAGCGGACGCGACAATAAAGTATTCTATCGGACGGGATTGATTAGTGTGTAATATGAAAAGAGCTAAAGCCAATAAAAAGAAGAATACTATACTTTGGAACCTGGGGTTGACATTTACTTCAATATTTGCTGAATGTGGGTGATCTTGTTCAGTGGAAGACAAGAAGACAATGGCAGCCCCTATAAATGGAGGGCCCAACGTAACCAAACCTACCATTCCCATAGAGGGTACCCCAATAATGTAAGAACCTGCTAGCCCAATGAGTAATAGAGCTGGCAAAATTAATTGGAGATTTTTCCCTATCGAGTAGAAGGCTTTTTTAACAAAACTACTAATTATGAGGTTTGTTGTTTGAATCATAAATGTTTGACGGCCCCATACAATTCAATATACATTTTTATAGTCACACCGATATATAATACAATGAAAGAGACTGGATTGAGTTGGTCTTTTGCAGCCAGATAGACCCTTCTTGGATCTGGTGGGAGGATCGCAGAAATTGCTAATGCAATTGAAAGATCCCGTTCGCCAGAGCTTCCTCCGCCGGAGATCTCCTGTGACTTCCCTTTCCCAATACGTACTGATTTTTTGAACTGTTCTGAGAAACTTGCTCTAGCAGGGTGAAAAACTACGATATCAGTAGCAAACTCAGTTTGTAAATCTTTGTGAGAATGCACTCTCTTACCGAATTCCTTGTCTCCCCCTGAAACAAGTTTTTCATTAAACAGACCCGCCATATCAAAAACACGACTCCTGACAGCTAATGCTGCTGTTGGTGAATAGTTCTCATTGTTGAAGTAATATTCTGAAGGAAGCCCAAATTTCCGATCGTACCAACCCCAATAACCATCCTTTCCTTCAGGAGTGTAGAGTTCAATAGAATATCCTAAATAATCGATATCAGTATCATTAAAATATGCGTCGATAGTATGAAGCCAATTTGAAGGTACAGTCATATCTGCGTCAATGAATACAAGGACATCTCCATTTGCATTCTTGACACCTGTATTCCTTGCAGCATAAGATGATTGTACCTCTTCCTCCACAGCTGGCTGAATTGTCTCAGGATATTGGTCAGCCCAGGCCGTTATCACCGTATAAGTATCATCTGTAGAGTTGTTATCAACAGGTATTATCTCGTAATTAGAGTACTCCTGTTTGACGATTGAACTAATGGTGTCATCAAGTCCATCTGCATCATTGTATACGGGAATTATTATGGATATTTTTGTCATATTGTCATCTTGTGTATTATCCCTGGGTGATTTGTAATTCATGTATTCTCTATAAGTTCTTCTAGATTAATTTATCTAACAGGCGTGTTATTGACTTACTTACCTCCTTACTCCTAGTTCTGTCTGGAGATATGTCTGCCGAATTGAAAGAATGGAGATGGTCAATAATATCGTTTGCCGATCTGGAATGAAATATCATTTCATTACGTTCCATCGCTTGGTCGACGGATAACAACGAACTCGGAAAGAAGGAAACCGCAGGTATTTCCATACACGCTGCTTCTCGCGCCATTGTTCCCGACCCAGTCATAACTCCATTGGAAAACCAAGCTAATTGTAATCCATTGAGTGCCTGATCTGGGACAAAGACCTTATTCTCAGAATAGTCAACCGCATATTGTTCGTCACCTCTACCCCTTGGAAGGTACACAACGTTTGTTCCTTCACTGACGAACTCTTCCAACAATTCAGGTACAATCGATCGCTCTGCAGAGACATACGCGGCATCGAGAGCCTCCGGCCGAATGACTACGTACTCATTAAAAGGAAGTTTCTCTGTGAATGACTCATCGGGCTCGAAGTTCGCGACATAGATGTCTTCCTTGTATCCGTCGTACGTGTGGATCTGCTCACGATCAGCACCCCACTTCGTCAGCTCCTCTATCTCGAACGCAGCCGGGACCACGTTATGTGTTGCCTGCGCCTCGAACCGGTTGTACCACTCTTCTAACCGGAGCCCGTCCACGTGCGCGGTGATGTCGTTGTCCGTGAAATGAATCGATGGAATCCCACGGACTTTCGAGGCCAGGATACACATGGCGTTTCGCGACGAGAGCGAGACATCCGCACTCGGTGCCTTTAGTGCGAGCTGTGCCGTCCGAAGTGGAATCCCAATCTTTCGGAGGAGCGTATTGTCGAAGTCTCGACCAACGATTTCATAGTCGAATCCGACGGTCTCTGCAAGATCAACGGTCTCTGTCTTCTCTCGGACAGTCGTTTTGACGTCGAGATTCGGAAGGTCTTCCAATAACGCATTGAAGAAAAACGGGTGAGACGGACTAACGAGGTCTACCCACGCCGTCAAGTTATTCTGATTCATCAATTAGATTCTACAGAAGGTAGTTCCTGCATCTTTCCATTCATCCATGTCAAGCATCCCCCTCGTATCCACAACGACGGGCTCGCGCATCGCATCAACAAACTCCGATGCAGCGAGGTCCTTGAACTCATCGTGGTCCGTCATCAGGACCGCTCCGTCCGCATCGGTGATCGTAGCCTCGAGTGACTCGAGAGAGAGTGTTGCGTCATCCACCTTCGGGTCGTGAATCGAAATGGCTGCACCCGCGACACCGCCGTCTGCCATGGCAGCAGTCTCCTCAGAAGAGACCTGCAGTTGACGTGCTAACTCGAGCCCAGGACTCATACGTGTGTCACCGACGTTCCCCTTGTACGCCACGCCGAGGATGGCGATTTTCTTCCCGCTCAGCGTACCGAGTTCATCGCGGAGGAGGTCCATGATGTACGTGAGCATGTTATCGTTCACCTCGCGGGCGTTCGCGATCAAGTCCAATTCGTCAGAGTTCTGCCCAAGGAACCACGGGTCGATCGGTAGACAGTGACCCCCGACGCCGGGGCCTGGCTGAAGGATATCCACACGGGGATGTTCGTTCGCGAGATTGATCGCCTCCCGTGAATCAATCCCGTAATCGCGGGACAGCCGAGCGATCTCGTTTGCCAGCGCGATGTTGGTATCACGGAAGGTGTTCTGAATGAGTTTCACGAACTCGGCAGTCGTCGCATCCGACGTCGTCCGGATGTTACCTTCGACGAACGAATCGTATAACCGGATCGCTGCCTCTGTCGACAGGCCGTTAACCCCCCCGATGATGCGGTTGTTCTGCTGGAGCTCGGAGATGATGTTCCCCGGCAGAACGGTTTCCGGGCAATGCACCAGCGCGAAGTCTGCACCTGCTGAAAGCCCGGACTCCTCGAGAATCGGCTGCAGTACGTCTACGGTCGTCCCTGGAGGCACAGTCGATTCGAGGATAACTGTGTCCCCCTCACGAAGCTCGGGAATGATGGCGCTCCCTGCACGCTCGATGTAGCCCAAATCTGCCTCCTTCGCCGTCTCGTTGAAGGGCGTGGGAACGCAGATAATGTGATACTTTGCTTGGACGACCTCATCAGTAATCTCCAGCTGGCCGGAGTTGAGCGCCTGCGTGACGAAGGCACGAAGTCCGGGTTCGTCGAAGTGGACGTCTCCACTTTGGAGTCGATCAGTCAACTCAGTATCGACGTCAAAACCATACACCTCGTGGTCGTAGTTCGCCAGCATGGCGGCGGTCGGAAGGCCAATATACCCGAGGCCATGGACGCAAACGGTGCTCATCGGGGCACCTTCGCACGGACTGTTGCCGCCTCACGGATGATCGTTTGCCCTGCTGTACCGTCTCCAAACGGGTTTTCCCACGTGTTGTCTGTTTCAGTCATAAAATCTACGCTGGCTGTGATTGCCGACGGTTCAACGCCGCACAGCCGATTGGCACCGACCGAGACCGTTTCTGGCCGTTCCGTATTGTCCCGCATCGTCACACAGGGCACCCCGACAATACACGCTTCCTCCTGCACTCCGCCTGAATCGGTCAGAATCAGTCTAGCCGCCGACTCCAGTTGGAGGAAGTCTAGATACTCCTGTGCCTCGACGAGGCGCACGTTGTGGGGAACGGAAAGATCGAACGCATCGAGGTTGGCTTCGGCGCGTGGGTGGATGGGGTAGACGACGTCGACCCCGTGCTGCGCTGCCGCCGTACTCACGCCCGACAGGAGCCCCCGGAACCGCGATTCATCGTCGACGTTCTCGGCGCGGTGGGCCGTCATGAGGAAGAACTCACCAGCTTCGAGCCCGAGGTCATCGAGAACCGAGCTCTTCCGTTCGGCGAGTTTCCGGTTTCGGTGTAACGCGTCCACGACGGTGTTCCCCGTTACGGTAATTCGGTCCGCGGGAATCCCTTCCTCCAGCAGATACTCCTTGCTCTGCTCTGTCGGCGCGAACAGGTAGTCCGCCATGTGATCCGTCACGACCCGGTTCGTCTCCTCAGGCATCTCCCGGTCGAAACTCCGGAGGCCTGCTTCGACGTGGCCGAGCTCCATATCGAGTTTGCTCGTCGCGATCGCCCCCGCAAGGACTGAGTTGGTGTCCCCCTGGACGAGCACGGTATCCGGGTTCTCCTCGAGGAGGATCTCCTCGATTCCCGCCAGCATCTCCCCCGTCTGCGCGCCGTGGGAGTCCGACCCAACCCCGAGGTTGTACTCCGGGGTCGGGAGTTCGAGCTGCTCGAAGAACACTGAATCGAGGTTGTCGGAGTAGTGCTGGCCTGTGTGGATGACGGTGTATGAAATGTCCCGTTGCTCGCACTCGTGGATGACCGGGGAGAGCTTGATAATCTCCGGCCGGGTGCCGAGGACGATGGCGAGGTCCGACCCCATCTATCGAACGACCCCCTCAAGGTTTGCCACCATAGTCGCGATCTGGTTCAGGATGAGTCCACAGAACACGCCGAGCACGCCGATGATCGTACTGAACCCTGCGACCAGCACCTTCGCGGGGTAGAACGTCCCCGAGGTCTGGTAGACGAGGATCGCGTCCAACCCATACAGTGCGCCGAACAGCGTGAGCACGCTGCCGGGAATGCCGAAGAACAACAGCGGATGCCGGTCGCGGACGAGCTGGAGGATGAACATGAGGACGCCCAGCCCGTGCCGGAACGGGTTGTGGGTCTGCCCATCGATCCCATCGTACCGGACGTCGATGGGAATCTCCTGAATGGACAGCCCCTTCTGGGTCGCGTCGTTGATCATCTCGCTCTCGACGCCCATGCCGTCGGTGCGAA belongs to Halorarum halophilum and includes:
- a CDS encoding AGE family epimerase/isomerase, which produces MVDQGGRNKTPKSIFELLEICASNVIESQNADGSFPPGRNYTYNELETPVKTTARWLITFSKVYELTGEEQYRDVALRSIDYFLQEIDRPGGYTFHCRTTPGKDKCNGLVGQSWPILALSYSGRVFDIPSAIDLAIELFSTHPFHEDLGLWERIETDGQRIGFDRTLNHQILFAARSSNLSNQSAEVEEKIDRFIDRLGQNMRLNQEGLIKHFVRPTPKEIVTQFLSNPKYYPLIINEMAYPFRTHSTKRNKIERGYHTVNLAPLSKLYRRHSCQSFWESNKCANAIQYLENNIEGLLNKENTQHGDGLPGISIAKTLYNFDRCDENLVRDMVNEELTRRFSYDKLRFEIGGMHQNDQSSLISELVDLPEVHIY
- a CDS encoding glycosyltransferase, translated to MNYKSPRDNTQDDNMTKISIIIPVYNDADGLDDTISSIVKQEYSNYEIIPVDNNSTDDTYTVITAWADQYPETIQPAVEEEVQSSYAARNTGVKNANGDVLVFIDADMTVPSNWLHTIDAYFNDTDIDYLGYSIELYTPEGKDGYWGWYDRKFGLPSEYYFNNENYSPTAALAVRSRVFDMAGLFNEKLVSGGDKEFGKRVHSHKDLQTEFATDIVVFHPARASFSEQFKKSVRIGKGKSQEISGGGSSGERDLSIALAISAILPPDPRRVYLAAKDQLNPVSFIVLYIGVTIKMYIELYGAVKHL
- a CDS encoding DUF354 domain-containing protein; protein product: MNQNNLTAWVDLVSPSHPFFFNALLEDLPNLDVKTTVREKTETVDLAETVGFDYEIVGRDFDNTLLRKIGIPLRTAQLALKAPSADVSLSSRNAMCILASKVRGIPSIHFTDNDITAHVDGLRLEEWYNRFEAQATHNVVPAAFEIEELTKWGADREQIHTYDGYKEDIYVANFEPDESFTEKLPFNEYVVIRPEALDAAYVSAERSIVPELLEEFVSEGTNVVYLPRGRGDEQYAVDYSENKVFVPDQALNGLQLAWFSNGVMTGSGTMAREAACMEIPAVSFFPSSLLSVDQAMERNEMIFHSRSANDIIDHLHSFNSADISPDRTRSKEVSKSITRLLDKLI
- a CDS encoding nucleotide sugar dehydrogenase, translated to MSTVCVHGLGYIGLPTAAMLANYDHEVYGFDVDTELTDRLQSGDVHFDEPGLRAFVTQALNSGQLEITDEVVQAKYHIICVPTPFNETAKEADLGYIERAGSAIIPELREGDTVILESTVPPGTTVDVLQPILEESGLSAGADFALVHCPETVLPGNIISELQQNNRIIGGVNGLSTEAAIRLYDSFVEGNIRTTSDATTAEFVKLIQNTFRDTNIALANEIARLSRDYGIDSREAINLANEHPRVDILQPGPGVGGHCLPIDPWFLGQNSDELDLIANAREVNDNMLTYIMDLLRDELGTLSGKKIAILGVAYKGNVGDTRMSPGLELARQLQVSSEETAAMADGGVAGAAISIHDPKVDDATLSLESLEATITDADGAVLMTDHDEFKDLAASEFVDAMREPVVVDTRGMLDMDEWKDAGTTFCRI
- the wecB gene encoding non-hydrolyzing UDP-N-acetylglucosamine 2-epimerase, whose product is MGSDLAIVLGTRPEIIKLSPVIHECEQRDISYTVIHTGQHYSDNLDSVFFEQLELPTPEYNLGVGSDSHGAQTGEMLAGIEEILLEENPDTVLVQGDTNSVLAGAIATSKLDMELGHVEAGLRSFDREMPEETNRVVTDHMADYLFAPTEQSKEYLLEEGIPADRITVTGNTVVDALHRNRKLAERKSSVLDDLGLEAGEFFLMTAHRAENVDDESRFRGLLSGVSTAAAQHGVDVVYPIHPRAEANLDAFDLSVPHNVRLVEAQEYLDFLQLESAARLILTDSGGVQEEACIVGVPCVTMRDNTERPETVSVGANRLCGVEPSAITASVDFMTETDNTWENPFGDGTAGQTIIREAATVRAKVPR